Proteins from a genomic interval of Chroococcidiopsis thermalis PCC 7203:
- a CDS encoding globin domain-containing protein — MVSQKTIEIVKATAPIIKEKGEEITRRMYQIAFEERPDYKRSFETTWMQHLDGGGQARKLAAAVYAYATHIDRLDELATAVDKIAHRHVETRILPEQYPLIGEKLLQAMKDVLQDAATDEVIAAWAEAYNALANIFIQKENAIYKQEDRELTEQLAKASHP, encoded by the coding sequence ATGGTTAGTCAAAAAACGATTGAAATTGTTAAAGCAACTGCACCAATTATTAAAGAAAAAGGTGAAGAAATTACCAGGCGGATGTATCAAATTGCATTTGAAGAACGACCTGACTATAAACGCAGCTTTGAAACGACTTGGATGCAGCATCTAGACGGTGGCGGACAAGCACGCAAGTTAGCTGCGGCTGTTTACGCCTATGCAACTCATATTGACCGCCTAGATGAGTTAGCTACGGCAGTAGATAAAATTGCCCATCGTCATGTAGAAACTCGCATACTACCAGAGCAATATCCACTGATTGGTGAAAAGCTGTTGCAGGCGATGAAAGATGTTTTGCAAGATGCCGCAACTGATGAGGTTATTGCAGCATGGGCTGAAGCCTATAATGCTTTAGCCAACATCTTTATTCAAAAAGAAAATGCGATCTACAAACAAGAAGATCGAGAACTAACTGAGCAATTGGCGAAAGCTAGTCATCCCTAG
- a CDS encoding YybH family protein, protein MIDANEVLKAMCEKYQAAVSANDSTAYRKLFATDAIRIPPGSEPERGSDEISKSEQKDYDVAKWTVELTPLDALRIDDRWVYGVAQGNVNTVAYADGVTNSYKTTKTWLFHQEDSGEWLIKRQMWNLR, encoded by the coding sequence ATGATTGACGCGAACGAGGTTCTCAAGGCAATGTGTGAAAAGTATCAGGCAGCTGTTAGTGCAAACGATTCGACAGCCTATCGGAAGTTATTCGCCACAGATGCGATTCGGATTCCACCAGGATCGGAGCCTGAGCGCGGTTCGGATGAGATTTCAAAGAGCGAACAGAAGGACTATGATGTTGCGAAATGGACTGTTGAGCTGACACCCCTTGATGCTCTACGGATCGACGATCGATGGGTATATGGAGTTGCACAAGGCAATGTAAACACTGTCGCCTACGCTGATGGGGTGACAAATTCATACAAAACTACGAAGACCTGGCTTTTCCATCAAGAGGACTCGGGAGAATGGCTAATTAAGAGGCAAATGTGGAACCTCAGATAA
- the pyk gene encoding pyruvate kinase translates to MQSIDSVRRTKIVATIGPATSSPEVLKALIEAGATTLRLNFSHGTHADHQRSIRLIRQTAFELDRPVGILQDLQGPKIRLGKFETGSIQVGRGDRFTLTSDRIVGTQERSCVTYDLLADEVPVGATILLDDGRVEMLVEDVDRDNKELHCCVTVGGILSNNKGVNFPGVYLSIKAMTDKDREDLLFGLDQGVDWVALSFVRNPQDILEIKEIISNAGKQVPVVAKIEKHEAIDQMEAILPLCDGVMVARGDLGVELPAEDVPILQKRLIVTANRLGIPIITATQMLDSMVHSPRPTRAEVSDVANAILDGTDAVMLSNETAVGKYPVEAVATMAKIAVRIEQEQALASPPAHIKDARRSIPNAISQAVGQIAEQLEASAIMTMTKTGSTARNVSKFRPQTPILAVTPHVDIARQLQMVWGVKPLLVLDLASTGQTFQSALNVALEKNLLTEGDLVVMTAGTLQGVSGSTDLIKVEVVTALLGQGVGIGQGSVSGRARVAHAGIDVSKFNPGEILVAPRTSADFVDAIRKAAGIITEDESLTSHAAVLGLRLGIPVIVGVKRATEVIRDGAILTLDMQRGLIYSGAVGG, encoded by the coding sequence ATGCAGTCAATAGACTCCGTTCGTCGCACTAAAATCGTCGCTACCATTGGTCCCGCTACTAGTAGCCCAGAAGTCCTCAAGGCATTGATTGAGGCTGGAGCAACCACTTTGCGGCTGAATTTTTCCCACGGCACTCACGCCGACCACCAACGCAGCATTCGCCTGATCCGGCAGACCGCTTTTGAATTGGATCGTCCGGTTGGAATTTTACAAGACTTACAGGGACCGAAAATTCGCCTGGGTAAGTTTGAGACTGGCTCGATTCAAGTGGGTCGGGGCGATCGCTTTACTTTAACTAGCGATCGCATTGTCGGGACTCAAGAGCGCAGTTGCGTGACTTACGATCTGCTAGCCGATGAAGTCCCCGTAGGAGCGACAATTTTACTGGATGATGGGCGAGTCGAAATGCTCGTGGAAGATGTCGATCGCGATAACAAAGAATTGCACTGTTGCGTCACTGTGGGGGGCATTCTTTCTAATAATAAAGGGGTAAATTTTCCTGGGGTCTATCTATCCATTAAGGCAATGACAGATAAGGATCGCGAAGATTTACTCTTCGGTCTAGATCAAGGTGTAGATTGGGTAGCCCTTTCTTTCGTGCGCAATCCTCAAGACATCTTAGAAATTAAAGAAATTATTTCTAATGCAGGGAAGCAAGTGCCTGTAGTTGCCAAGATTGAGAAACACGAGGCGATCGATCAGATGGAGGCAATTTTGCCTCTGTGCGATGGTGTGATGGTGGCTAGAGGGGATTTGGGGGTAGAACTACCAGCGGAAGACGTGCCGATCTTGCAAAAGCGGTTGATCGTGACGGCAAATCGCTTAGGTATCCCAATTATCACGGCAACCCAAATGTTAGACAGCATGGTTCACAGCCCTCGACCGACTCGCGCTGAAGTCTCGGATGTGGCAAATGCAATTTTAGATGGTACGGATGCGGTGATGCTGTCAAATGAGACGGCTGTGGGAAAATATCCGGTGGAAGCCGTGGCGACAATGGCAAAAATTGCCGTGCGGATCGAACAGGAACAGGCTCTAGCCTCGCCTCCAGCTCATATCAAAGATGCGCGGCGATCGATCCCCAATGCGATCAGTCAAGCAGTAGGACAGATTGCCGAACAATTAGAAGCATCTGCAATTATGACGATGACGAAGACGGGATCGACGGCGCGAAATGTGTCTAAATTTCGACCTCAGACTCCAATTCTTGCCGTCACTCCCCATGTCGATATAGCTCGACAGCTACAAATGGTGTGGGGAGTAAAACCGCTGCTGGTACTGGATTTAGCTTCGACGGGACAAACGTTTCAGTCGGCTCTCAATGTGGCGCTAGAGAAAAATCTCTTAACAGAAGGAGATTTGGTCGTGATGACGGCTGGGACGCTTCAGGGAGTATCGGGATCGACAGACTTGATTAAGGTAGAAGTGGTGACAGCTTTACTCGGTCAAGGTGTTGGCATCGGTCAGGGTTCCGTCAGCGGTCGCGCTAGAGTAGCTCACGCCGGAATAGATGTGAGTAAGTTTAATCCTGGGGAAATATTGGTTGCGCCCCGCACTTCTGCTGATTTTGTCGATGCGATCCGCAAAGCCGCAGGGATTATCACCGAAGATGAGAGTCTTACCAGTCATGCTGCGGTCTTGGGTTTGCGTTTGGGGATTCCTGTCATTGTAGGAGTCAAACGCGCTACCGAAGTGATTCGGGATGGGGCAATTTTGACTTTAGATATGCAGCGAGGATTGATTTATTCTGGGGCGGTGGGGGGTTAA
- the crtR gene encoding beta-carotene hydroxylase — MIASEAKKPLTVPKEFLAPPEKINPDVWMFLAAMTLLALSNCGYWLWEWQHWCCFTINVLAIHLSGTVIHDACHQAAHPNRIINAILGHGSAMMLAFSFPVFTRVHLQHHAHVNDPENDPDHFVSTGGPLWLINARFFYHEVFFFQRRLWRKYELLEWFISRAIVAAIFYISIQYHFLGYILNFWFIPTAIVGLTLGLFFDYLPHRPFSDRGRWTNARVYPNPVLNLLIGGQNYHLTHHLWPSIPWYKYQPAYHATKHLLDAKGSPQTLGIWQGKDFWSFLYDVFLGIRLHRKEETSVETLHVTSLHNDQ; from the coding sequence ATGATCGCGTCGGAGGCAAAGAAGCCACTGACAGTTCCCAAGGAGTTTTTAGCACCTCCTGAGAAAATAAATCCCGATGTGTGGATGTTTCTGGCAGCCATGACCTTATTGGCATTATCCAACTGCGGTTACTGGCTGTGGGAGTGGCAACACTGGTGCTGCTTCACAATTAACGTTCTTGCCATTCATCTGTCTGGCACTGTGATTCATGATGCTTGCCACCAAGCTGCCCATCCTAATCGAATTATCAATGCAATTTTAGGGCATGGCAGCGCCATGATGTTAGCTTTTTCGTTTCCCGTATTTACGCGGGTACACCTACAGCACCACGCCCATGTCAACGACCCAGAAAACGATCCGGATCATTTTGTCTCTACTGGTGGTCCTCTGTGGTTAATTAATGCTCGCTTCTTCTATCATGAAGTATTTTTCTTTCAGCGGCGATTGTGGCGAAAATACGAATTATTAGAGTGGTTTATTAGCCGTGCAATTGTCGCAGCAATTTTTTACATCTCAATTCAATATCACTTTTTGGGCTATATCCTCAATTTTTGGTTTATCCCAACTGCTATTGTTGGGCTGACTTTAGGATTATTTTTTGATTATCTACCCCATCGCCCATTTAGCGATCGCGGGCGTTGGACAAATGCCAGAGTTTATCCCAATCCGGTACTGAATCTATTGATCGGCGGACAGAATTATCACCTCACCCATCACCTATGGCCTTCAATTCCCTGGTATAAATATCAACCCGCATACCATGCCACCAAGCATCTTTTGGATGCCAAAGGCAGTCCTCAAACTCTAGGTATCTGGCAAGGAAAAGACTTTTGGAGCTTTTTATATGATGTCTTTCTAGGGATTCGGTTGCATCGGAAAGAGGAAACGAGTGTAGAGACGTTACATGTAACGTCTCTACACAATGACCAATAA
- a CDS encoding MBL fold metallo-hydrolase yields the protein MQNQPTRSPKLPQAIWHNVFAFPPNRETLGGTAYLIVENQGNILIDSPGWDEVNREYISSLGGVRWLFMTHRGAIGQTRHLQATYNCEIIIQQQEAYLLPGLKVTTFEREFDLGNGIEIIWTPGHSPGSACLYYPQHGGILFSGRHILPNLQGEPAPLRTAKTFHWLRQLRSVKLICDRFTPETLQYICPGANTGFLRGQRVISNAYERLNCGS from the coding sequence TTGCAAAACCAACCTACTCGTTCTCCCAAACTACCACAGGCAATTTGGCATAACGTATTTGCGTTTCCACCCAATAGAGAGACGTTAGGAGGAACTGCTTATCTTATTGTAGAAAATCAAGGCAATATTCTGATAGACTCTCCAGGCTGGGACGAAGTGAATCGGGAATATATCAGTTCTCTTGGTGGAGTTCGCTGGTTATTTATGACGCACAGAGGTGCGATCGGTCAAACGCGACACCTGCAAGCAACGTATAACTGCGAGATTATCATTCAACAACAAGAAGCCTATTTGTTGCCAGGATTAAAAGTTACGACTTTTGAGCGAGAATTTGACCTGGGAAATGGCATTGAAATTATCTGGACTCCCGGACATTCGCCTGGTTCTGCTTGCCTTTACTATCCGCAGCATGGAGGTATTTTATTCTCTGGTCGTCATATTCTCCCCAATCTTCAAGGCGAACCAGCACCGCTGAGAACGGCAAAAACTTTCCACTGGTTACGCCAATTACGCAGCGTCAAACTCATTTGCGATCGCTTTACCCCAGAAACCTTGCAATATATCTGCCCTGGGGCAAATACAGGGTTTCTGCGGGGTCAGCGAGTTATTAGCAATGCGTATGAGAGATTGAATTGTGGTAGTTAG
- a CDS encoding site-2 protease family protein yields the protein MEFWFLLLLGLFTYIIVRRSVAGMTRTPVWLLWLVLMTPALIWSIWMAVYGPDQPLPIALAIGPFVICPVLYWLLIQWGRRGMSPAPPTANPAAVNSNPEPTPEPTPVRPIEPAEEAQLRDCFPWSTFYIHNIEYRPQAVICRGQLRTSPTDAYEKIRRNIENQFGDRFLVLLQEGLNNKPFFALVPNPQARKDRPAERSQLSRPFLAVGLVIATLFTTAVVGVQLASSNNTTPSATITQLHEGLPYAVALLAILGIHEMGHYLTARFHKILVTLPYFIPIPFFPGTFGAFIQMRSPVPNRKALFDVSIAGPVAGFVATLPLLIWGLANSQVVPIPEKAGTLDPDALNPGYSILLAVLSKLALGAQLTADKAIDLHPVAIAGFLGLVVTALNLMPVGQLDGGHIVHAMFGQRTGAAIGQIARFLVLGLALVQPGFWLWAIILFFMPIADEPALNDVTELDNKRDIIGLLVLALLVLIILPAPRFITNLLQI from the coding sequence ATGGAATTTTGGTTTCTCCTCCTCCTGGGACTATTTACTTATATCATCGTGCGGCGCAGTGTCGCTGGCATGACGCGGACACCCGTTTGGCTTTTATGGCTGGTACTCATGACACCAGCCTTAATTTGGAGCATATGGATGGCAGTCTACGGTCCAGATCAACCACTGCCTATTGCTTTAGCGATCGGTCCGTTTGTCATCTGCCCAGTTTTGTACTGGCTGCTGATTCAGTGGGGACGGAGAGGAATGTCACCCGCGCCACCAACTGCTAACCCAGCAGCAGTCAATTCTAACCCAGAACCGACACCAGAACCGACACCAGTTCGCCCAATCGAGCCAGCAGAAGAAGCTCAACTGAGGGATTGCTTTCCTTGGTCAACTTTCTACATTCACAATATTGAATATCGACCTCAAGCCGTGATCTGTCGCGGACAACTCCGCACTTCTCCGACCGATGCTTACGAGAAAATTCGGCGAAATATTGAAAATCAATTTGGCGATCGCTTTTTAGTCCTGTTGCAAGAAGGACTCAACAACAAGCCTTTCTTTGCCCTAGTTCCCAATCCCCAAGCGCGAAAAGATAGACCAGCGGAGCGATCGCAGCTCTCTAGACCCTTTTTAGCCGTAGGCTTAGTTATAGCCACCTTATTTACAACTGCCGTCGTTGGCGTGCAATTAGCTAGTAGCAATAACACCACACCATCAGCAACTATTACCCAATTACATGAAGGATTGCCCTATGCCGTAGCTTTACTGGCGATTTTAGGCATTCACGAAATGGGTCACTATTTAACAGCTAGATTTCATAAAATTCTCGTTACACTACCTTATTTCATTCCCATTCCCTTTTTTCCTGGTACGTTTGGGGCATTTATTCAAATGCGCAGCCCCGTACCCAACCGTAAAGCCTTGTTTGATGTGAGTATTGCTGGTCCTGTAGCTGGATTTGTGGCAACACTACCGCTGCTGATCTGGGGTTTAGCAAACTCTCAAGTCGTGCCAATCCCAGAAAAAGCAGGAACTCTCGACCCCGATGCCCTCAACCCAGGATATTCGATTTTACTAGCAGTCCTGAGTAAATTAGCATTAGGCGCTCAACTAACCGCAGATAAAGCGATCGACCTACACCCAGTGGCGATCGCGGGATTTCTAGGACTTGTCGTTACGGCATTAAACCTCATGCCTGTAGGACAACTCGATGGCGGTCACATCGTCCATGCTATGTTTGGACAGCGTACTGGAGCCGCGATCGGTCAAATTGCTCGGTTTTTAGTTTTAGGATTGGCTTTAGTCCAACCTGGTTTTTGGTTGTGGGCGATAATTCTCTTTTTCATGCCCATAGCTGACGAACCAGCCCTCAACGATGTAACCGAACTAGACAACAAACGCGATATCATCGGTCTGCTAGTCTTAGCTTTACTCGTTTTAATTATCCTGCCAGCACCCAGATTTATTACAAATTTATTACAAATTTAG